ACGCCGGGATTGACCGCCGCATCATCTGCGCTTCGATCGTCGTATAACGCTCGTACTTTGCGCGGTACGACGATAGGTCGGGATACGAATAGTGCAGCAACGTGCCCGCTAAATCTCCGGTCGTGCCCTCGCACGACCAACCCTCATGGACCGGTGCATCGCGCGCCGCCGCCGGATGCGCTTCGAGCCGCGCGCGGCCAGTCCGGAAGAGTCGCAGCAGCGGCTCGCGCCGCCACATGCGCATCGGTTTGCCGCAAAAATAGGTCGTTCGCGACAGCCGGTACCCGTCGACGTCGGGTGAGGCTCCCAGAATGGACTCGCAAAGAACGTCGTCCAAGGCCTCGTCGGCGTCGATCATCAACGTCCACGGCGTCTCCACGTGCTGGGCTGCGTATCGGCGGGCTTCGAGAAAGTCGGTCCAACCTCGCTGA
This Candidatus Eremiobacterota bacterium DNA region includes the following protein-coding sequences:
- a CDS encoding glycosyltransferase family 2 protein, which gives rise to MPRALTSLPRGMHVFVLDAGSRDHTVAFARGAGARVVQRGWTDFLEARRYAAQHVETPWTLMIDADEALDDVLCESILGASPDVDGYRLSRTTYFCGKPMRMWRREPLLRLFRTGRARLEAHPAAARDAPVHEGWSCEGTTGDLAGTLLHYSYPDLSSYRAKYERYTTIEAQMMRRSIPAWLGASLLSLPRFGWLLLGRGALLDGPRGWYVAYRSAVYPAVAARKALLA